Proteins found in one Actinokineospora alba genomic segment:
- a CDS encoding methionyl-tRNA formyltransferase — MRVVMFGYQTWGHRTLQALLQSEHEVVLVVTHPQSDHAYEKIWSDSVADLATSHGVEVMLKTRPDEDVMSRLQELEPDLIVANNWRTWIPPKIFTLPRHGTLNVHDSLLPAYAGFSPLIWALINGEKEVGLTAHMMDDDLDAGAIVLQRSIPVGPRDTTTDLFHKTVDLIAPVVTEAIDLIASGTAVLTPQDRSKATFFHKRAIEDSRIDWTWSAEELDRLVRAQSDPYPSAFTFHNGKRLRIVQASVSRARYGGTPGRIFIREGDGVVIVAGPEARRGQSPGLVIERVRTEDDRELPATEYFRSMGGYLG, encoded by the coding sequence ATGCGGGTGGTCATGTTCGGGTACCAGACGTGGGGTCACCGGACTCTGCAGGCGTTGCTCCAGTCGGAGCACGAGGTCGTGCTGGTGGTGACGCACCCGCAGTCCGATCACGCCTACGAGAAGATCTGGTCGGATTCGGTGGCCGACCTGGCCACCTCGCACGGCGTCGAGGTCATGCTGAAGACGCGGCCCGACGAGGACGTGATGTCCAGGCTGCAGGAACTCGAGCCGGACCTGATCGTGGCGAACAACTGGCGCACGTGGATCCCGCCGAAGATCTTCACCCTCCCCCGGCACGGCACCCTGAACGTGCACGACTCGCTGCTGCCCGCGTACGCCGGTTTCTCCCCGTTGATCTGGGCCCTCATCAACGGCGAGAAGGAAGTGGGCCTGACCGCCCACATGATGGACGACGACCTCGACGCGGGCGCGATCGTCCTGCAGCGGTCCATCCCGGTCGGTCCCCGCGACACCACGACCGACCTGTTCCACAAGACCGTCGACCTGATCGCGCCGGTCGTCACCGAGGCCATCGACCTGATCGCCTCCGGGACGGCGGTGCTGACCCCGCAGGACCGGTCGAAGGCCACGTTCTTCCACAAGCGGGCCATCGAGGACAGCCGCATCGACTGGACCTGGTCGGCGGAGGAACTCGACCGCCTGGTGCGCGCCCAGTCCGACCCGTACCCGAGCGCTTTCACCTTCCACAACGGAAAGCGACTGCGGATCGTCCAGGCGTCGGTGTCGCGGGCCCGCTACGGCGGCACCCCCGGCCGGATCTTCATCCGCGAGGGTGACGGCGTGGTCATCGTCGCGGGCCCCGAAGCCCGCCGCGGCCAAAGCCCCGGCCTGGTCATCGAACGCGTCCGCACCGAGGACGACCGTGAACTCCCCGCGACCGAGTACTTCCGCAGCATGGGCGGATACCTCGGCTAG
- a CDS encoding glutaminase, translated as MHIPALLDAIHAEVSEAVPHGLPADYIPALAGVDATKFGIAVADIDGTVTGVGDWETPFSLQSISKVFTLAMVLARDEESLWDRVGKEPSGNPFNSLVQLENEAGIPRNPFINAGAMVTTDHLASIVGDAAAELLTFLRAESGNLAVRVDTEVRDSEITQSDRNLALAHFMASYGNMRNPVATVADQYVRQCAIMMSCRDIALSGLFLARHGMRTDGSRLLTRSQAKRLNAIMLTCGTYDAAGEFAYRVGVPAKSGVGGGILAVIPGRCTICVWSPGLDTHGNSVRGVAALDRFTTLTGWSVF; from the coding sequence GTGCATATCCCAGCGCTGCTCGACGCCATCCACGCCGAGGTCTCCGAAGCCGTGCCCCACGGCCTTCCGGCCGACTACATCCCCGCGCTCGCCGGTGTCGACGCGACGAAGTTCGGGATCGCCGTGGCCGACATCGACGGCACGGTCACCGGGGTGGGGGACTGGGAGACCCCGTTCTCCCTGCAGAGCATCTCCAAGGTGTTCACCCTGGCCATGGTCCTGGCCCGCGACGAGGAATCCCTCTGGGACCGGGTCGGCAAGGAACCGTCCGGCAACCCGTTCAACTCGCTGGTGCAGCTGGAGAACGAAGCGGGCATCCCGCGCAACCCGTTCATCAACGCGGGCGCCATGGTCACCACCGACCACCTCGCCTCCATCGTCGGTGACGCCGCCGCCGAGCTGCTCACCTTCCTGCGCGCCGAGAGTGGCAACCTCGCCGTTCGCGTGGACACCGAGGTACGCGATTCCGAGATCACCCAGAGCGACCGGAACCTGGCCCTGGCGCACTTCATGGCGTCCTACGGCAACATGCGCAACCCGGTCGCCACGGTCGCCGACCAGTACGTGCGGCAGTGCGCGATCATGATGAGCTGTCGCGACATCGCCCTGTCCGGCCTGTTCCTGGCCCGCCACGGCATGCGGACCGATGGCAGCAGGCTGCTCACCCGCAGCCAGGCCAAGCGGCTGAACGCGATCATGCTCACCTGTGGCACCTACGACGCGGCGGGCGAGTTCGCCTACCGGGTCGGGGTTCCGGCCAAGAGCGGCGTCGGCGGCGGCATCCTGGCGGTGATCCCAGGCCGGTGCACCATCTGTGTCTGGAGCCCCGGCCTGGACACCCACGGCAACTCGGTCCGGGGCGTCGCCGCCCTCGACCGGTTCACCACACTGACCGGCTGGTCCGTCTTCTAG
- a CDS encoding solute symporter family protein yields the protein MSTPLAAEVSGNPILNIGIFGVFVAITMVIVFRASRTTKTAADYYAGGRSFTGPQNGVAIAGDYLSAASFLGIAGAIALNGYDGFLYSIGFLVAWLVALLLVAELLRNTGKYTMGDVLAFRMRQRPVRAAAATSTLVVSFFYLLAQMAGAGGLVALLLGISGKTGQAVVITLVGVIMIIYVLVGGMKGTTWVQIIKAALLITGGLAMTIWVLAKFGFNLSSVLGAAVDAGGANGEALLNPGNQYGKSETSKLDFISLGLALVLGTAGLPHILMRFYTVPTAKEARRSVVWAIWLIGIFYLFTLVLGYGAGALVGPEAIKNAPGKANSAAPLLAQALGGPVLLGLIAAVAFATILAVVAGLTITASASFAHDIYANIIKKGKVDDKAQEVRVARITAVVIGLVAIGGGIVANGQNIAFLVALAFAVAASANLPTIVYSLFWKRFNTSGALWSIYGGLVSSIVLIIFSPAVSGKPATAATPSMIKGVDFHWFPLENPGLVSIPLAFFLGWLGTVLSKGGTDAEKYAEMEVRALTGAHAEKATAH from the coding sequence ATGAGCACCCCTTTGGCCGCTGAGGTTTCCGGCAACCCGATCCTCAACATCGGCATCTTCGGTGTCTTCGTCGCGATCACCATGGTCATCGTCTTCCGGGCCAGCCGCACGACGAAGACGGCGGCTGACTACTACGCGGGCGGGCGTTCGTTCACCGGCCCGCAGAACGGTGTCGCCATCGCGGGCGACTACCTGTCGGCGGCGTCGTTCCTCGGCATCGCGGGCGCGATCGCGCTCAACGGATACGACGGCTTCCTTTACTCCATCGGCTTTCTGGTGGCGTGGCTGGTCGCCCTGCTGCTGGTCGCGGAACTGCTGCGCAACACCGGCAAGTACACGATGGGCGACGTGCTGGCGTTCCGCATGAGGCAGCGCCCGGTGCGCGCGGCGGCGGCGACGTCCACTTTGGTCGTCTCGTTCTTCTACCTGTTGGCCCAGATGGCGGGCGCAGGCGGGCTTGTCGCGCTGCTGCTGGGAATCAGCGGCAAGACCGGACAGGCGGTGGTCATCACCCTCGTCGGTGTCATCATGATCATCTATGTCCTGGTCGGCGGGATGAAGGGCACGACCTGGGTGCAGATCATCAAGGCGGCGCTGCTGATCACCGGCGGGCTCGCCATGACGATCTGGGTCCTGGCCAAGTTCGGCTTCAACCTGTCCAGTGTGCTCGGTGCCGCCGTCGACGCCGGTGGCGCGAACGGCGAGGCGCTGCTCAACCCGGGCAACCAGTACGGCAAGTCGGAGACCAGCAAGCTCGACTTCATCTCGCTGGGTCTGGCGCTGGTGCTGGGAACCGCGGGCCTGCCGCACATCCTGATGCGCTTCTACACCGTGCCCACGGCCAAGGAAGCGCGCCGCTCGGTCGTGTGGGCCATCTGGCTCATCGGCATCTTCTACCTGTTCACCCTGGTGCTGGGCTACGGCGCGGGCGCCCTGGTCGGGCCCGAGGCCATCAAGAACGCCCCCGGCAAGGCCAACTCGGCCGCACCGCTGCTGGCGCAGGCACTCGGTGGGCCGGTCCTGCTCGGCCTGATCGCCGCGGTCGCGTTCGCCACGATCCTGGCCGTGGTGGCGGGTCTGACCATCACCGCGTCGGCGTCGTTCGCGCACGACATCTACGCCAACATCATCAAGAAGGGCAAGGTCGACGACAAGGCCCAGGAGGTCCGCGTCGCCCGGATCACGGCGGTGGTGATCGGCCTGGTCGCCATCGGCGGCGGGATCGTCGCGAATGGACAGAATATCGCGTTCCTGGTGGCTCTGGCCTTCGCGGTGGCGGCGTCGGCGAACCTGCCGACCATCGTGTACTCCCTGTTCTGGAAGCGCTTCAACACCAGCGGCGCGCTGTGGAGCATCTACGGCGGCCTGGTGTCCAGCATCGTCCTGATCATCTTCTCGCCCGCGGTGTCCGGCAAGCCCGCCACGGCGGCGACTCCGTCGATGATCAAGGGTGTCGACTTCCACTGGTTCCCCCTGGAGAACCCGGGCCTGGTGTCCATTCCGCTGGCCTTCTTCCTCGGCTGGCTCGGCACCGTCCTGTCGAAGGGCGGCACGGACGCGGAGAAGTACGCGGAGATGGAGGTCCGCGCCCTGACTGGTGCACACGCCGAGAAGGCGACCGCGCACTAG